The genomic region taaatgaccataaaataagaaacaagaaTAAGTGTACTGAGCATATGCTGAAGACTTGttgcatgcattttttattttaaaacttcatgtattaagaaaaaaggaataatctGCTTATGGAATTTTCTTGTTAACAGTTTCAGAAGAAGCTGTCTGAACAGCTTGCTTagatgagaggagaaaaaaaaaagaaacacaaaagggCAAATCTGCAGAGTATGGTTGCCTTTAGAGATAAAATTTGCTGGATATATGCCaacaaacatgttttatttcccaccattttctttataaatgtatGAACAGGTGAATAATAATCTTGTCCTTGTGAGAAAGCCCTCCTAAAATAGAGTTTAAATCAAGTGCATGTGCTTTACATGCAAGTCAGATCTATACCCAACTGCACAGTTCCCTTCTATATGGTTTATAGAAATTTGAACCAAAATTCTTGATCAAACACCTCTGAGCTTTGGAACATCTGAAGCCAGGTCCAAATTCTGAGACTGGATGTGTCTCTAGTTTTAAACAGtcagtaatttaatttctgttaagAAAGTTTTTCTCTATGAAAGTTGCAAGAAATGCTTCAAGCTGTGTCTGTGTTAGCAGGCAGCGTGGTGCGGTAGGAGCAGATCAGTTGGTATTGAGGTCCTGGCATCTACCTAATGGGTGTTTCGGGCAGGGGCTATTTAGCTCTGGTTTGATTCTATGGTCTGAATTCCCATATGTGGTTGGTGCGCATTAGCAGTGCTTCCAGAGATCTTCTTCTAGTTGAATTTCATCGTAAAGGAAACCACTTTGTGCACTCTGAAGTTGTGTGATGTGAACCAAAATGCAGGAAATGGGAGTGATGGGGGGTTCTTTCAACAGCATACTTCTGATCTGAACAAAAGTGTTAGTCTAATTTTTTAAGTCATGAAATGtggctgaaaaactgaaaaaaagttattgaGCTGATGGAAACAACTAGTTTCTTTTAAGTACTTTAGAGAACTTTTTAGGTTTCAAATTGTTGGCAACACTTCAGCATTACTTAAAAGACCAAAAGCATTTGTCTTGGAATAATTGATACAGAAGTACCATATAAATTAATGTGCGTATTTTCAGATGCAATTCTTGGCTTACTCATTTGGAGGATTACAGTTTCATGTAAGTTTTTAAACATCTCCCAGAACAGCCCTGCTGTTTATGCAACAGTAGCACAGCTGAGGAAAGCTTTTCACACCTGTTGATCAACATCTGAAGAGTCAAGATAACAAGCATGTGAAGTCACACTTCCTATCTTTCTCTCCATCTAAAAATAAGCGCCATGGCTCTCTTTGGCttgtaataaatatataaaaaagccTGGACACAGTTGAGAAACATAGTAGCATTAAGCTATCATGATTCACTGGCTATGCCATTCTTAAGCCAGAAGATAAAGTGGATAGTTCTTTAGCTGGACAGTTCGTAAAGGATTTGTGCCAGGAACCACTGACACCCTACTGAGATAAAGAATTGAGCCTTGAGCATGTGATGGAGAGAATTACTGTATCTTTCTTTCACATTTAAATCTCTATATTCAATTCCTCCAAACTGAAGGGACTGGAggataagatttcttttttttctcttctaccaGGATCAAAGATTTTAGAATCTGCGTtaattaaaaatctttgtttccttTATGTTATATCGGCATAAAGATTTTCACATAGGTCGGTACTTGCAATTAGATAGGCTTACCTTCTAATTCTATCAAAGTCATGTCCAACCTCCAACCTCTCAAAATAGCACTGTATGATGATGCAGAGCCACTGAACTTTCCCCAAAGTTTTGGTATCAGGTCATGTTCTATGACTTTCTTTTAACCTAACTGTTCTTGTATCTACATTTATGAGAGTTTCCCCACATTTACAATTGGTATGTTTGGCCTGTTAAACAGAGAGCAGTTTGGGGTCTTCAGTTTTGAAAGCATATGATCTCATTCAGTTTTAGAAAGCTAGTTTTGCCCAGATTATATATTCAAATGCCTAATACAAAAATTGTGTTTCATTCTTGCCAGTGGTTTGATAAATCTGAAGCATACTCTTCTGTCAGGCTGAAAATGCCAAACTTCTGTTATTGTCCAGTAGCTTGACacactttctcttttttcataccagttgaaaagaaatacaggatCTTTATTGTATGTAGTAGATTTATTTTTACCTTCAGTTACTCCACAAAGAAATGAAcattaagcaaatattttaaaacactgatgaCATTTTAGGTTTGTAAAATAGACATGTGCACTCTCACTTTCAAAAggattttcagatttattttttggGCTTTAACAGTGCAATAATATAAATGCTACACATAGCCTCCATGATACATGAGGAGCCGAATTATGTTTTGTGCCCAAAAATAATTCAGGAGCTAACCTTTAAAAGGGTGCAACACTTTTTTATGTCTGCTTTTGATATGCAGACATAAATTATAAATGCAGTGACACACAttgttaaaacatttaaattctgaaataataCTTTAAGACATTTTGAAAGGTCTTTGAATATGTGGACATGGTATTTCAAGCTTTGGGACtcatctgaatttttaaaagatatttaaagtATGTACAAATTCTTATTTTGATCCCATATTCTTCTTACACTTTAAGCTTTTTATATACTATTCCCATTCTGCAATATAAGATTGTTTGTGACTGATTTGTTAATTTCTGCTGGTCTTGTAGACTTGATACAAATTTTGTAGATTTTTCTACTTTAAAGTGGGTTCAAAATACCCCAATAAATCATTTATGAATTGTGTTGATATTTTTTGAAAATGCTAAGGTTCAGTTTATCAGTCAGGTGTATATGTAGCTAGCACCTACCTGAAAGCAATGTAGCCCTTAAAAAGTTTCAGAAAttgatttaaaaactgtattctttcagcctttttttttctccttaggacTTCACCAGGCTTTTTATAACAGATCTTTCCTTTGTGTATTTTAATTAGTATCTCTTTTTAAAGTTGACCAAGTTTTAATTTACCAGCAATAAAGATATTATGATGATATTTCCCCATTGTTTCTATTATGAAGTTGAAAGATGGAGATGCAAAAAACCCGTACCATTTTATGCAAAAAGGGTTTTAAATTTACTTTCATTCTTAATTTGCAGTGAGTTCCTATTAGTGGTTGTTTTTCCAAAAAacaatgtatgtgtgtgtgcttgcCTCGGAACAATTTTCTGCTAAGTGATGTGAAAGCTGATTTCACCACAAACCATTAAAACAACATAGAACTTGTGTTTTGCTTCTTATTAAACAGTCTTTATTATTCTAGCCATTTTATTGTATGACTTGGTATTTATTCCTTATCACAGTTGCTGAACCAGAAAGTTAAGTCAATATAACCCCAAATTCAAAGCAAAGTAAGCAAAATCTATTTTTGGCATACATTAATGGTAGCTGAAAAATAGATGGTGGAAGCAGACATGAACAACTGCTTGTTTTGTAGTATCCATgtaaaatagctgcttttctaATGATCTGTCAATTTTCTACGTTTGTTAGGGCCCAGCCTGGaacactgatggctttgttgtttGCACAGGTACttcatttatgttaaaaatatcTTGATTACAGCCCTTATGTATATGCTGTAATAATAATGTAATACCTCAgctgtttcactttttttattCCAGTACATCTGTTTTAGTTTATACTTAATTGAGTTACATTGGCAACTTCAAAGATAATATTTTAGCAGAATTTTAGTGGTATAATGTTATTGCTGGCTAATAGGGACTTCCACCTTCCTCAGAATCCCacaagaaaaagtttaaaagctgCTACTTTGGAATCAGGCGGAAGTCCTGACACTTGTACTGCAGTTCTAAGCTGTTAATGGCtttttgtgtgcatgcatatatttGTGTGTTAACGTAAGACTAGCATTTTGGATAAACGGTAACTGCTTCATATCCCTCTGGTGGCCTCATGCGAGCTCGTGCATGAGCTTCACAGTATAGTTGGCCCTCCACAAAGAAGTAGCCTTTTTGTTTCAGGTTGAGATTGCAGTCAGAGCACACAAAACATTCTGGGTGCCGGTATTTATCACGTGCCTTCACCACTGTTCCTCTATGgggaaacaatgaaaagaaaaaaacaattaattcATATGAATTTAAAGTGAGAAGAAACTACAGTATGACACAAAGTAAGTTCTAGGTATTTATCTTAAGGCTCTTAGGTTGTTCATCTGGTGGTTTTGCCAACTACTATATAATTTAAGGTTAGAAGCTGAGTTTAAGTGACATAAAATGACATAGAGGTGATCACCTGGTTCAGTAGTTCGTTGGAAAACCAGAGTTTGAAGAAACATGTTAGTTTGGTTACAACACAGGAAGTACAGTCTAACCTATCAAGATGGTGACAAAATGAGTTTAAAAaccacatttcttttcctcactGACTGTTCTCTGAGCTCATCATTATCTGTGTTCTTTGCTGAAGATAGTGCTGTCATTCAGATAGAAATGTGGTAGTTTTGAAATAGGCCGAAGAGAGCTTTCTGGATACTCCCACTGGGTTGGGAGAAGGACGCTTTACAATACCAAGAAACTTTTGAGAATTCACAGCTTGAGGCAATGCAGCACAGGTAGCTGCTGGTTTCGTTATGTATGTGTTAATGATTGACTTGCAAAAGGTCCTGAGAAATCTTAATTAAAGCCTTGATGGTAGATCACCAAAACTGAAATCATCTGTATCAAAAGTGGCTAAGGTATAATAATTTGGCAAGACTAAGACCATCACTTGGAAAGCATTCCTGTAGTCTGCGGTGGTGTTTGAGGACATGTGCTTCATCTAGAGATTTCtaaaactaaaaagaaacaacTTACACAATCCCATTCCCACACTTGTCACACAGTGGCACTTTCTGGACACCAGGCATGGCAGTAGGTATCTTTGTCACAGGTGCTTTCACACTTCTTGTACCTGTGGGGCGTCCATCTGAGAAACAAAACAATCCTGTTATGTAGAGGCTGATATAAAAGCATCTGATGCAGttaaataattttcctgtaaATACACTTCTGGATGTATTTACAGGCTTTCACTTATATTGCCAAACAATGAAGTTTCTCTATACAAGTTTAGTGGCCAGATTCCACCTCTTTGGAATTGGGAAAAATATTGTGTAGCTGTAGCCAAAAAGCAAGTAcaaaagtttatatatatatattgctctCTGTCTTGTAGACATCATCTAATTCTCTGATAGTAGGTCTCGAGTATagcaggagagggaggagggtttGGCTTTAACATAGCAACTTAACATAGTCAAGACCTATTGTTAGAAAGCTGCTTATTTATATAACTAACCCtacaaaaaattcagaaagattaGTAACGTGATATGAATACAAAATTATagcaaaatacaagaaaaagccaagcaaaataccacaattatatatatatacacacacacaattagaTGCATGTATCCCTTCTCTGGTAACTATTgagatataaaaaataaaattttaaatatttaccttttaGGTTAATTTTggttgtattttattctttacaCTTATTGTAAATATAACAAACTTGCAGCCTTTAGTAATGTTGTTTTCATAACTTCTTCATTTGAAGGAAATATGACTGTAAATTATATTGTtctcttcaatttttatttagaatgaaGAGGTGATGGGTGAAACTTATTTTAGGAGTTGgtttaaatttctcttttcctggatGTGGAAgagtgtgttttctttcttggtGTCATGAGTATATGCAGCTTGTCCCCAAAGTTCACTTACATAAAACTGTTTAGCATTCAGTTAAAGTCAGCTTTGTACGTTAACAATCTTAAAATCTGAGAAGAGATTCTGAAAACTGTGATTAACACCCCCATTTTATTCACACAGGAGATTGCTAGCTATAAAAACAAAGGGGACAAATATTAGGAGGCTAGTGTGCTATCTATAAGATTCAGAATGACTTGGGCTTTCAGAAATTCTTACAGCTCTGATCTCTCATATTTTCTTCTCAGATTCCCCCTTcccacaaacatttaaaaatgctttgaacAGGTAGAATATGTCATTATTAACCACCTTCCTCGGAGACTAAATTCTGGAGCACCTTAAAGGAGCCAGACTGGCGAGGTTGACTGGGCTCCTCCTGGTTGGCATGCAGCATCTTGTACACGTCAGACTGAGGCACTGAGTTGGGAGATGGGTCACTGTATCACAGGGAGGAAGAGCAGATAAAGCAGTTTAACAAACATAACTTTAAAGCAATAGCTCTACCAGGCATAGAATATGATTCAGGAAACAAACATAAAGACAATGTGTTTCTACAACTGCTGAAAGACTCTATCTTCCAGGTAGCATTGCTTTATATAGCCTCTTCTTGATCTAAAAAGTGCTGGAAACAAATTATCTGTGCaattgttacaaaaataaatctacaaACTCACGAAAGTATTTCCATAATTACTGTTCTGGCTGTAATGGCATTTGGAAATAGGCCGGTACCTGTGTTTAACCTCAAAGCAGTTGCATTCCTGTAATCAACTGCTGTATTACCAGGTGCTCTTTGGTACGGTATCCAGAAGTTCCATTTTCTCAGCAACTGGCCTCAAGAATATTGTTAAAATCACAGCTTATATCTTTACATAAGGTCAGCCAAAACCTAAGTAAACGAATCTTTTGGGAGAGTATCATGACATGaagttgttcttccttttctaagTTGGCTCGATCACTAGTTAATATAGTTGTTATTTGGCTAAGATAATTGTTACTTATTTAACTTACGGAGTTGACAAAGATTGAGTAGGTATTGGATAGTAGTAAGCATTGTAAggttgtcttggttttggctgggatacagttaattttcttcctagtagctggtacagtgtgtttcgGATgtagtatgagaacaatgttgataacacactgatggtttagttattgctaagtagcgcttatcttAAGttagggatttttcagtttcccatgctctgccagcaagcaggtgtacaagaagctgggagggagcagagccaagacctagccaaagggatattccataccatagaacatcgtGCTCGGTATATAAatgggggagttggctgggaggggtggatcgctgctcgtgcatcagtcagtgggtggtgagcaattgcactgtacatcacttgtcttttcttgggtctaatttctccctttttgttacattccttttcattacaattattatttttgttattatatttgtattataattctattttattctagtttagttattaaactgttcttatctcaacccatgagttactttttttcctgattctctcccccatcgcactgggagtgagcaagcagctgcgtggtgcttagttgctggctggggttaaaccgcaacaaAGGTGAACACTGATGAATGGAAATTCTGTTTCTTAATTTAATTAGAATGGGGCACAGCTTACTTTTTGTAATGCCAATTTTATGATAAAAATACAAAGTGAATTATTGTCCAAACAACAGCTGATGGTTGAATTTCCAATGATCCATGAGCCGAAGATTTTACTGAGAGTATTTCATGGTATTTTAAACTGTGCTGAATGTTTTAAATTGATTATGATAACCAACATCCTAAGTAGTTGAGAGGAAGAGTAGATGACTACATGCACTGGCAGGAACTAGGCTGAATATGTGGCATCTGTAAATTTCAAACTGCTACTGGGACTAATTAGAAAGGTCCAAATTTACTTCAGTGAAGTCTGTTATCTCACTGATATACACATAAGTGTCCAGTTTAAATTTTGTGTTACAACTGGCCTCCTACTGTCTGTTAAACTTTAGTTGCTTATTTCCAGTGGAAACTTACCTAATTCCGTAAGGAACTGGACTGGGTTTTGCTTTATATGGTTTGGTTTGTTTCACAGGGTAGCATCTAAGCTGTCAAATAGCTCTGTAAGAGCAGCGGCAGTTGGGGCAGTGATCTCTGTTGTTTGTGTTAATTGTTTGCATCTTCATCAATCAATAGATTTCTCTGAGCCACCTTTAAGCTGGTGAAGAAACTACCACTGCCTTGTCACAAGCTTTTAATGAATTGAAGAAGCTTATTTACAGTTCTTACCAATGGCTACTTAAACCCTTGATTCTCTcctctttattaaaatatttctgaacgtGAAACAAGTATAATGCAATTatatacagaaagcaaaaaactAGACACAAGGAGTGAGATAACACTTCTAAATGCATACATAGTGAAAACCAAtcccacaacaaaagacatttcaAACCTCTGTAGAGAGTCAGTTCTCAAACTGGGAATGCCACAGGCATTTGTGAAATCTGATTACTCTGAACCTAATCCACGatttcagaataaagaaaaagcaagtttttttAAGATTGTTCTCTAGTTGTTGTGTTTGAGGATAAATATTCATGCAGTAGAGTAACATCACTCTGCAAAAACTTGATGAACTACAGTTTTCTTTTCATCAGATAGGGTGAAGTTAATACTTCtatataaatacaatttttatagTTAGTAACAACCCAATTCTGCAAGGTGCTGAAGAAGGCTCATTGGTGCCAGTGATtattgcttatttaaaatattagtaaTTAGCTTTAGTTTACACCATATGTATTATGAATTATTAACTTAAGTActgttgtaaaacagaaaaataagttacCATTTTGCAAAACTAAAGATAAAGCAATGTGAATGATGAATTGTCccttgaaaaaaatgaataatgctttaaaactttttattGTATAATCATCGTTATCTAGATACATAAGGTTCCCACCTGCCTTTTAGTCAGTGCAATGGCTAAAATTCATAAGTCAGAGATAGATTAGTAGGCCTACGAAGTCAATTCTGGCTCTTTTTGGACAAGAGCTAGTCGTACTGAATGAGTCATCCTGAATGGGAGTTAAATATCTAGAACACTATGAACATCTACAAGATTTCCTAAACTTTGTAACCTGAATTTCAACAGTCGAAATAAATTTGAGTTACTAATagtaaattattaataaaataagttattaaatgtttattaaagaaataataattataataatacatAGTTTTTAATTTTGGAGGGAATCAGAATCTTGATTCGGAGGGGTCAGTCAGCTAATAGTCCAGGTAGTAtcatcagtttttatttattagctACAAATATAGGATTATGtcctatgaaatatttatttgtaaattctTAAAGACTCCTTTAATGCTTTGGGTTAAAAGTCATAAATTactagtattttaaagaaaatatggaaTGGCTTTAAATGACAGGTTCTCTCTAACCCTTTTACCCATTTTCAGAGAAACAGTGTGATATTATTAAAGCTCATGATTTTTGGTATATTCTAAACTTGtatattcataaatattaaaGATACTGCTCTAATTACCTTATTACAGGTGTTTCCCCCAGAGCTGTAGAAACTTGGCCTTGCAGTGTTTCCATGATATTGTCATCTGAGTACAACTGCATAGGTGTGTTAAACTGAGCGTGTACAATCTTGACACCGGGAAGCTCCATTTCCAAGGGAATGTTAGGGGCCATCTTTGACACTGCTTTCAGCTCGGTAGGGCAGATAGAGCTAACCGTGCTAATTGAAGAGGGGGTACTGCGTCCGCTGCCACAGTCAATCCCCGAAGGAGTGCTGCATCCACTGTGTTAATAGCCAGATTACAGAAGAGTGTGCAATGCGTATCAGATTATAGAGAATAAAGACAAAAGTACAGGAATATGGTGATGTTAACAGGGCTGAAAAGAGTAAATAGAAcagatacagaaaagcaaaagtacAGAAAGTAGAGAAAAGCAAAAGTATGCGTATTCGctgaaaagtattttcctgtaAAAAGTATCAATGCCAGTTATAAAGCAGTCCTTAAAACTCTGgcatgcattttctttaaatatagtaAAACCTCTTTGATAAATTGAATAATTCAGAACATATTACTTTACATTTTCAATGCTAGATTTTATTGAGGATTAATTAAGCCTCCCTAAAATTCTTTGTTCTAGATGAGTAACTTTTAACACTTACAAAAGGGTAGCATACAAAGGTTATGTGAGTTGTCCATGtcagtgacagaaaaaaacacctgCAGTACTGGAATCCTAGTCGCATCATTCCAGTCCTGTACCTCACAACCATCTCGGTCCACAGTTGAAGAGACTACTATAAAGTAGTGTAAAATAATGGGTGTCACAGTTCTTAGATTTCCTTAAATTCTACAATAAGATActtattaatcttttaaaattagtttaacaatgtatttcttttttttaatatttgttgagcatttcaaagaagaaaagatactAAACCAGCCAGGcttacttttgcatttccaaattaCAGTGTTTCCAGCAGAATGTAAAGTGGTCCTTCACAAGAGCAATGGATATGTATTCAGAGAATTACTTTTACTGCTTTTGAAGTAGATTTTACATGtaatttatatataataaaaaagatgtacagttttttagaaatattaatgTTGCTTGATGTTACTGAAGTAAAGTTACTGCACACCAATTTAACATCTCTGGAAAAGGATTAGTAAAACAATGTGAACGTTAAGCCCCAAGTCTTTTTCAGTGTCACTGTTTTTAATACTTCAGTCTTTTCGCCATAGCACCCCAGAGGCTTTCTTTGTTATGGGatatttctttgttgttgctCTGTAACAGCACATAACCCAGGCTTTCCACAGTCATTGGTTACCATTTATGTGATATTCAGAGCTATCAGAGAAATGCTTAATCTCTTTCATCCAACCTGTGTATCAGGGTTGTGGTTAGTTCTTGCCAAGCTGAATGATTCTGTGGAAACCTGGAAGAATACTCTGTTTCCCAGTCTCATAGTTCAGTACTCTGCCCAGTAGCTACTTTTGGGTGGAGAAGACGACCCACAATTCTCCCTTTGATTCAGAAGTGAATTTGTGTAGGACCACTTTCTCAAAAAAGTAAAGGGAAATATATACTCTACCATCAAAGACATATGAAAAGAAAGCTAATTCCAGAAGTGGTAGGCAAGCCTCAAAGCAAAAGTACAGTTCTGCATCATCGCCTAGCATGAGCCAGCCAAAAAATTCACACGGGGGCAACTTAAAAATTTACAGTCTTTTCTTCTAGGAGAATCAAGACCACCTTTAGATCCTGCAGTAGAGTAAGTTTTGTCAGTGCTGATAGTGTTAGTAAATGGAAGGTAGCAGGAAAAGGCTAGAAAAAGCATGACTCTTGCTATGAGCAGCCAAACTAATGTTAAAACAGAATAAACtaaagtataaataaaatataattatacaTTAATGTAATTTCCAGTTAGTTTTGCTAGAGTAAAGTCCAAAATCGTGGCTAATGCCCAATCTGTTAGCTCAAACCCACGGTCCATAATCAGTTCTTCTTTTAGTCAAAGTCCTCAGCTGTCTGTCCTAAAGGGATATTTACGGTCAAGGTTGCAGTTTGGTTTTTGCTGTGTTTAGCAGAGGGTAAATATCCAGCCAGACTGACAAAAATGTAGCAGACAAACGGTGTGACAACCAAGGTTTTGTTGATGTAACACCCAGTGTCAGAGATTCTGCAGTTTGTAAACACAGACTTCTCCAGTGCTAGAACACCTGATAGACCTGACCTTGCCCAACTAAAGTTCTGAAACTTGTTGCATCGCTGTCAGGTtaatttttacaggtttttttccccatctgacAGGCTGGAAAATGGCCATTTACTTcaatattttcatagaaaatattgTGTAACTCAGGTTTTTGAACTAGGAGATAAGGCTCTTGATACGCTCATTTGAATCTCCATCAATCTGATTAGGTACCTGTCAATGGTACCTAGTAGTCCAAAAGCCAGTTTAGGTAC from Accipiter gentilis chromosome 3, bAccGen1.1, whole genome shotgun sequence harbors:
- the PDLIM3 gene encoding PDZ and LIM domain protein 3 isoform X2; protein product: MPQNVVLQGPAPWGFRLSGGIDFNQPLIITRITPGSKASAANLCPGDVIVAIDGLGTENMTHNDAQERIKAAVHQLSLKIERAGTKLWSPQVSEDGKAHPFKINLEAEPQDMNYFEHKHNIRPKPFIVSGRSSGCSTPSGIDCGSGRSTPSSISTVSSICPTELKAVSKMAPNIPLEMELPGVKIVHAQFNTPMQLYSDDNIMETLQGQVSTALGETPVISDPSPNSVPQSDVYKMLHANQEEPSQPRQSGSFKVLQNLVSEEDGRPTGTRSVKAPVTKIPTAMPGVQKVPLCDKCGNGIVGTVVKARDKYRHPECFVCSDCNLNLKQKGYFFVEGQLYCEAHARARMRPPEGYEAVTVYPKC